The genomic segment TGTCAAGCACGGTTACGCGAGCGCCGGCCGCGGCGAGAATCGGCGCTTGCTGCCCTCCGCCGGAGGCGAGGCAAAGAAGATTGCAATCGCGCAATTCGGGGAACCATGAACGCGGAACCGGTTTCGAGGGCGTCAAAATTATTTCCCATTGCCCTTGCCGCGCAGCAGCAATAACCGAGGAACTAACCGGAATCGTCCAGCGGTTGCCGCGTGTGACTTCACGATT from the Cytophagia bacterium CHB2 genome contains:
- a CDS encoding SAM-dependent methyltransferase — encoded protein: MVNVRDYNRAAWNREVTRGNRWTIPVSSSVIAAARQGQWEIILTPSKPVPRSWFPELRDCNLLCLASGGGQQAPILAAAGARVTVLD